From a single Nostoc edaphicum CCNP1411 genomic region:
- a CDS encoding acyltransferase family protein, which translates to MYKHIKPLTSLRGIAALFVVIHHFSYYTLPKTGSTLLAYSDFFRNGYLWVDFFFILSGFIMTHVYVGDFSLKVNSSNYRSYLLSRFARIYPLHIFILSLFVGLEIIKIFLLPTSAFTGKFNLTALFANVFLLQAFDLNCPPLFWCDTYWNEPAWSISVEFVIYCIFPFLLFFLLRNSPKKDLIIYSFTLFSILLLIAFSRGNLDSIIGIPSIARCGLECVLGIITYKVYHRGNYKKYFNLNLLAIIAITWIILIMNYYWSYWRSLHDWLVLPAFCLLILALSVNNNGVISKFLSSRLMLYLGTISYSIYMIHWFLQELLKIFWFYEFHKAFGKGFTEYEILTSLGAFLMIVLLTASLTYRFVEVPARNYLKSTIFAKQ; encoded by the coding sequence ATGTATAAACACATTAAGCCTCTTACTTCTCTGCGCGGTATAGCAGCTTTATTTGTTGTTATACACCATTTCTCTTATTACACTTTACCTAAAACTGGTTCAACTTTATTAGCCTATAGCGATTTTTTTAGAAATGGATATCTGTGGGTTGATTTTTTCTTTATTTTGAGTGGTTTTATCATGACCCATGTTTATGTTGGGGACTTTTCATTAAAGGTTAATTCGTCTAACTATCGTTCATACTTATTATCACGTTTTGCTAGAATTTATCCTCTACATATATTTATTTTGTCTCTGTTTGTTGGATTAGAAATCATAAAAATATTTTTACTACCTACTTCTGCCTTCACGGGTAAATTTAACTTAACTGCCCTTTTTGCTAACGTTTTTCTTCTACAAGCCTTCGACTTAAATTGCCCACCTTTATTTTGGTGTGATACTTACTGGAATGAACCTGCTTGGTCAATTAGCGTAGAGTTTGTTATTTACTGTATATTTCCATTTTTATTATTCTTCTTATTAAGAAATAGTCCCAAAAAAGATTTAATAATTTATAGTTTTACTCTCTTCAGTATATTACTACTAATTGCCTTTTCCCGTGGTAATTTAGATAGTATTATTGGCATACCTTCGATAGCTAGATGTGGGCTAGAGTGTGTACTCGGTATTATAACTTACAAAGTATATCATAGAGGTAATTATAAAAAGTATTTCAATCTTAATCTACTGGCAATTATAGCTATAACTTGGATAATTCTGATTATGAATTACTACTGGTCTTATTGGCGTAGCCTTCACGACTGGCTAGTTTTGCCAGCTTTTTGTCTACTGATTTTAGCTTTGTCTGTCAACAATAATGGTGTGATATCAAAGTTTTTAAGTTCACGGTTAATGCTATATCTCGGCACTATATCTTACTCAATTTATATGATTCATTGGTTTCTTCAAGAATTGTTAAAAATATTTTGGTTTTATGAATTCCACAAGGCTTTTGGCAAAGGGTTCACAGAATATGAAATATTGACATCTTTAGGAGCATTTCTTATGATTGTATTATTGACTGCATCATTGACATATAGATTTGTAGAAGTTCCTGCCCGTAATTATTTAAAATCTACAATCTTTGCTAAACAATGA
- a CDS encoding non-ribosomal peptide synthetase, producing MSLSPVDYQSRLTAVDFDPFANGELLLTAPATESQKEIWASVQMGDAANCAYNESQSLRLKGELDVKVLQSAIEELVQRHEALRTTFSTDGNTLCIVASRQIEIPIINLSNLEPEEKQDKLASILRQEVEQPFDLEHGPLFRAKIVKLQPQEHLAILTAHHIICDGWSWAVLMPDLGKLYSGLQQGIVPELEEPDNLSEYATLQEEEADSPEAIATEQYWLQQFADSVPVVDFPSDRPRPPLRTFNAAREDWHLSPELVANLKQLGTKLGCSFMTTILGGFEVWLHRLTGQNDLVVGIPAAGQAALGQYNLVGHCVNLLPLRSQIDGEKSFSDYLRSRRSVVLDAYDHQQFTFGSLVKKLVLARDSSRIPLVPITFNIDQGLDSDKLPFTGLEVEFFSNPRSFENFELFINATELHGQMTLECQYNTNLFDADTIRHRMAEFETLLLGIVANPNQSIAKLPILPAVEQQLLATWNQTKTDYPQDKSIHQLFEEQVERTPDAVALVFQEQQLTYRELDIRANQLAQYLQTLGVGADVLVGICVDRSLEMVVGLLGILKAGGAYIPLDPGYPQERLAFMLSDTQIKLLLTQKQLIDKLPAHAASVICLDTDWDTINQATPENLISNVKADNLAYVMYTSGSTGQPKGVSVIHQGVVRLVKETNYVNLTAEEVFLQISPISFDASTFEIWGCLLNGGKLIIFPPHTPSLDELGQFIQQYQVTTLWLTAGLFHLIVDEKIDALKPLRQLLAGGDVLSVTHVQKFINTVENCKLINGYGPTESTTFTCCYEITAPLKPGASIPIGRPIANTQVYILDSHLQPVPIGITGELYIGGDGLAREYFNRPDLTAERFIANPFSSDTQSRLYKSGDLARYLPDGKIEYLGRIDNQVKVSGFRIELGEIEIALLQYPAVKEAVVIVREDAPGEKVLVGYFVAEISQDSSQIISELRRFLKQQLPEYMVPKIFMALEALPLNANGKVDRRALPKPDSFRPELEANYVAPRTPIEQQIADIWTQVLNVRQVGIYDNFFELGGYSLLGIQVVSRLRQALQVEILMSNLFELPTVADLAERVETLRWATQGVQAADSESADDYEEGEL from the coding sequence ATGAGTTTATCACCTGTAGATTACCAATCCAGATTAACTGCGGTTGATTTTGATCCTTTTGCAAATGGAGAATTACTTCTAACCGCCCCTGCCACAGAATCACAAAAAGAAATTTGGGCTTCTGTGCAAATGGGGGATGCTGCCAATTGTGCTTATAACGAATCCCAATCTCTAAGACTCAAAGGCGAACTTGATGTCAAAGTTCTCCAGTCTGCGATTGAAGAGTTAGTACAACGTCATGAAGCATTACGAACAACTTTTAGCACCGATGGCAATACACTCTGCATTGTTGCTTCTCGGCAAATTGAAATCCCTATTATTAATCTTTCTAACCTGGAACCAGAGGAAAAACAGGACAAATTAGCTAGTATCTTGCGACAAGAGGTAGAGCAACCTTTTGATTTGGAACATGGCCCCCTATTTCGGGCAAAAATTGTCAAATTGCAGCCGCAGGAGCATCTAGCTATTTTGACAGCCCATCATATTATTTGTGATGGTTGGTCTTGGGCAGTGCTGATGCCAGATTTGGGTAAACTTTATTCTGGCTTGCAACAGGGTATTGTTCCTGAATTAGAAGAACCAGACAATTTAAGTGAATATGCGACTTTGCAGGAAGAAGAGGCGGATAGTCCAGAAGCGATCGCCACAGAACAATATTGGTTACAACAATTTGCTGATTCTGTACCTGTAGTAGATTTCCCCAGCGATCGCCCCCGTCCACCACTTAGAACCTTTAATGCTGCCCGCGAAGATTGGCATTTAAGTCCCGAACTAGTTGCCAACCTCAAACAACTAGGGACAAAACTCGGTTGTAGCTTTATGACTACTATCCTGGGAGGATTTGAGGTTTGGTTGCACCGTCTGACGGGACAAAACGACTTGGTTGTTGGTATTCCAGCCGCCGGACAAGCCGCTTTGGGGCAATACAATCTCGTAGGGCACTGTGTAAACTTATTACCATTGCGTAGCCAGATTGATGGTGAAAAATCTTTCAGCGACTATTTGCGATCGCGGCGATCGGTTGTCTTAGATGCTTACGATCATCAACAATTTACCTTTGGCAGTCTGGTCAAAAAATTAGTTTTGGCGCGGGATTCTAGCCGTATTCCCTTAGTTCCCATTACATTTAATATCGATCAGGGTTTAGACAGTGATAAACTCCCCTTCACTGGGTTAGAAGTAGAATTTTTCTCTAACCCCCGTTCCTTCGAGAATTTTGAACTGTTCATCAACGCTACAGAATTACATGGTCAAATGACCCTGGAATGTCAGTACAACACTAATTTATTTGACGCTGACACTATTCGCCACCGCATGGCAGAGTTTGAAACTTTGTTATTGGGTATAGTTGCTAACCCTAATCAAAGTATTGCTAAATTACCAATTTTACCAGCAGTAGAGCAACAGTTATTAGCAACATGGAACCAGACAAAAACAGACTATCCCCAAGATAAATCTATTCATCAGTTATTTGAGGAGCAAGTAGAACGCACCCCTGATGCTGTGGCGTTGGTATTTCAAGAACAACAACTTACTTATCGAGAGTTAGATATTCGCGCCAACCAATTAGCGCAATACCTGCAAACATTAGGAGTGGGTGCAGATGTGCTTGTGGGAATCTGCGTTGATCGCTCCTTAGAAATGGTAGTAGGTCTTTTAGGGATTCTGAAAGCAGGTGGAGCTTACATCCCCCTAGATCCGGGGTATCCGCAAGAACGTTTAGCTTTCATGCTTTCAGACACCCAGATCAAATTACTCTTGACTCAAAAACAGCTAATTGACAAACTACCTGCTCACGCAGCAAGTGTAATTTGTCTAGATACTGACTGGGATACTATCAACCAAGCAACGCCAGAGAATTTAATTAGTAATGTTAAGGCTGACAACTTAGCTTATGTAATGTACACATCTGGTTCTACAGGTCAGCCCAAAGGTGTTAGTGTTATCCATCAAGGTGTAGTTAGATTAGTCAAAGAAACTAACTATGTAAACCTTACTGCCGAAGAAGTATTTCTGCAAATTAGTCCGATCTCCTTTGACGCTTCAACTTTTGAAATTTGGGGTTGTTTGCTTAACGGTGGAAAACTAATAATATTCCCTCCTCATACGCCATCTTTAGACGAATTAGGGCAATTTATTCAGCAATATCAGGTGACAACATTATGGCTAACGGCGGGTTTATTCCATCTCATAGTCGATGAAAAAATTGATGCTTTAAAACCCTTGCGTCAACTGTTAGCAGGTGGTGATGTTTTATCCGTTACCCATGTCCAGAAATTTATCAACACAGTAGAAAACTGTAAACTAATTAATGGTTACGGGCCAACAGAAAGTACAACTTTTACCTGCTGTTATGAGATTACAGCACCACTAAAGCCAGGGGCTTCTATTCCTATTGGTCGCCCCATTGCTAATACCCAAGTTTATATTTTAGACTCCCATTTACAACCCGTCCCAATTGGCATCACAGGTGAGTTGTATATTGGTGGCGATGGTTTAGCACGAGAATATTTCAATCGCCCGGATCTGACGGCTGAAAGATTTATTGCCAATCCCTTTAGCTCAGATACTCAATCACGCTTATATAAAAGTGGAGACTTAGCTCGCTATTTGCCAGATGGAAAGATTGAATACCTGGGTCGGATTGACAATCAGGTAAAAGTAAGCGGTTTCCGCATAGAGTTGGGTGAAATTGAAATTGCACTTTTGCAATATCCGGCAGTAAAAGAAGCGGTAGTAATTGTTCGAGAAGATGCTCCTGGTGAGAAAGTGCTGGTTGGTTATTTTGTCGCAGAAATTAGCCAAGATAGCTCACAAATAATCTCCGAGTTACGTCGATTCTTAAAACAGCAGCTTCCTGAGTATATGGTGCCTAAGATTTTTATGGCACTGGAAGCCTTGCCGCTAAATGCTAACGGCAAAGTTGATCGTCGGGCACTACCAAAGCCTGATTCTTTCCGTCCAGAACTGGAAGCAAATTATGTAGCGCCCCGCACTCCCATTGAGCAGCAGATTGCAGATATCTGGACACAGGTTTTAAATGTCAGACAGGTTGGGATTTACGACAACTTTTTTGAATTGGGTGGATATTCTCTACTAGGAATTCAAGTGGTTTCTCGACTGCGCCAAGCCTTGCAAGTAGAAATTCTCATGTCCAATTTATTTGAATTGCCAACGGTAGCAGATTTGGCTGAACGAGTGGAAACTCTGCGTTGGGCAACCCAAGGTGTTCAGGCTGCTGATAGTGAAAGCGCTGATGATTATGAGGAAGGTGAGCTATGA
- a CDS encoding non-ribosomal peptide synthetase: MKTLDELLSELRQRDVKLWLEGDRLRYRAAKDSLTPELLTELKTQKAEITNFLRQITTAASSQIPPIVACERNGNLPLSFGQQRIWFLHQFEPNSSSNNMPVVVRFTGNLNVAVLEESLREVVRRHEVLRTTFPAVNGKPTQVIATDVSLTLPIIDLRQIPDEKREAEALLLATKEAHQPFDLANGPILRLLLLRLSDREHLLIWNMHCIVCDGASSDIFYQDFTTIYKALSAGNASPLTPLPVQYADFTNWQYQWLQGEVLESQVNYWKQKLEGNLPIIELPYDHPRPHGVQTYRGDRAALLLSKTLNHALTDLSQKWGVTLFMTLLTVFELLLYRYSGQEDLLISFASASRGQVETERLIGFFSNTLVMRGNLAGNPTFRQLLDRVRKDCLEAYTHQDLPFERLIEELRPEQQSRNSSPLFQVKFSLNPPWSNGRGMGALQLPDLTINSLFGYIYHGKTKYDLTLVLREQDNGLGMVFDYNAEMFDASTIERMLGHFKTLLEGIVANPDQPISELPLLTAPEHQLLVDWNSKQADYPQNTCIHQWFEAQTKRTPDNIAVSFENQQLTYQELNQRANQLADYLQTLGVKSGVLVGLYVEPSLEMIVGLLGILKAGGTYVSIAPTSGQDSLSFILKDAQIPIVLSQSSLVEKFSEHQVQVICLDNDWEAIALHTTENQDYYTTDQTLACVMYVSGGNGKPNGIAITHRNLVTHSLAISDTWELTQSDRLLLLPSITCNSFIESLFPTWIAGATAIIQSQELQSTAQFFPFIAQQQITVVNLPTYFWHQLVKEPSLSPQTLPVSLRLVVVGGEKVSRNAYLTWVEKVGKQVRWLNGYGSLETTLTATVYDPATASEASNTRPEIPIGKAIANTQIYILDRRSQPLPVGVTGEIYISGIGIAQGYFNRLELTSEKFIPNPFSSESGSYLYRSGDLGRYLSDGNIEFIGRLDNQAKIRGFRVELTEIETILGQFPGVQKTVVIAREDVPGDKHLVAYLVPKEGETFGSEQLLSFLQQKLPEHLLPSAFVIVDSLALNANGQVDRKALPALNPTNSKIEKIFATAENPLQLQLTEIWENVLGIHPIGITDNFFDLGGHSLLAVRLFSEIEKIVGKNLALSILLQAPTIEQLANIVEREKSSKSGVAATATADVKPEISIPWSSLVPIQPNGSKPPFFCVHGLGGEVLRFRELAVHLGSDQPFYGLQPQGLDGKQLPYTRIEDMAAHYIQKIQTIQPHEPYLIGGYSSGGIIAYEMARQLAMQGKKVALLVLFDTYGSKNIESVPLQKPASRHWKSLLAIAYNSLIEQVKGNTERLKYQIKEILWRIVFHFHLILGRPLPYSNRKYMVENATIQALRKYVLQVYSGRATVFRTEDGLVVGQREADAKMGWGKLALGGVDIYDISGIHNSIFKEPHVRSVSEKMKACIDQIIAES, from the coding sequence ATGAAAACATTAGATGAACTACTCTCTGAACTACGTCAGCGCGATGTCAAACTTTGGTTAGAGGGCGATCGCTTACGCTATCGGGCAGCAAAAGATAGTCTCACACCGGAATTGCTCACCGAGTTAAAAACTCAAAAAGCCGAAATCACCAACTTTCTCCGACAAATTACTACAGCTGCCAGTTCACAGATTCCCCCAATTGTCGCTTGTGAACGGAATGGCAACTTGCCGCTTTCCTTTGGTCAGCAACGGATATGGTTCCTGCATCAATTTGAACCTAATAGTTCCTCAAATAATATGCCCGTTGTGGTGCGTTTTACGGGGAATCTCAATGTTGCAGTCTTAGAGGAAAGTTTGAGAGAAGTCGTCCGCCGCCATGAAGTTCTGCGGACAACTTTTCCAGCCGTGAATGGAAAACCCACTCAAGTCATTGCCACCGATGTTTCCTTGACGCTGCCAATAATTGACTTGCGGCAAATACCAGATGAAAAAAGAGAGGCTGAAGCTCTCCTACTGGCAACTAAAGAAGCTCATCAACCTTTTGATCTCGCCAATGGGCCGATTTTGCGGTTGCTGCTACTCCGGTTGAGCGATCGCGAGCATCTGCTAATCTGGAATATGCACTGCATAGTTTGTGATGGAGCTTCTTCCGATATATTTTATCAAGACTTCACTACCATCTATAAAGCATTGTCGGCGGGAAATGCTTCTCCCTTAACTCCCTTACCAGTGCAGTATGCCGATTTTACCAATTGGCAATATCAGTGGCTCCAAGGAGAGGTTTTAGAGTCACAGGTAAACTACTGGAAGCAAAAGCTAGAAGGCAATTTACCGATCATTGAGTTACCTTACGATCATCCCCGTCCTCATGGTGTGCAGACATATCGAGGCGATCGCGCTGCCCTGCTGCTATCAAAGACGCTGAACCATGCTCTGACAGACCTGAGTCAAAAATGGGGTGTTACCCTCTTCATGACTCTCCTGACAGTGTTTGAGCTATTGCTCTACCGTTATTCTGGACAAGAAGACCTACTGATTAGCTTTGCAAGTGCAAGTCGGGGACAAGTAGAAACCGAGCGGCTGATTGGATTTTTCTCTAATACTCTTGTAATGCGGGGTAACTTAGCAGGAAATCCAACTTTCCGACAATTGTTAGACCGCGTGCGTAAGGATTGCTTAGAGGCTTATACCCATCAAGACTTACCATTTGAGAGACTAATTGAAGAACTTAGACCAGAACAACAAAGTCGGAACAGTTCGCCTTTATTTCAAGTAAAGTTCTCCCTCAATCCTCCTTGGTCAAATGGTCGGGGGATGGGAGCATTGCAACTACCTGATTTGACTATTAATTCTCTATTTGGTTACATCTATCATGGTAAAACCAAATACGATCTAACGTTAGTCTTGCGGGAACAGGATAATGGTTTGGGCATGGTATTTGATTACAATGCCGAGATGTTTGATGCCAGTACCATAGAGCGAATGTTGGGACACTTCAAAACTTTACTCGAAGGTATTGTTGCTAATCCCGATCAGCCGATATCTGAATTACCTCTGTTGACAGCACCTGAGCATCAATTATTGGTTGACTGGAATAGCAAACAGGCTGATTATCCGCAGAATACTTGTATTCATCAGTGGTTTGAGGCTCAAACTAAACGAACTCCAGATAATATTGCCGTAAGTTTTGAAAATCAGCAACTAACCTATCAGGAACTCAACCAGCGTGCAAATCAATTAGCCGACTATTTGCAAACTCTAGGGGTAAAATCTGGGGTACTGGTCGGTCTTTATGTAGAGCCTTCGCTAGAGATGATTGTGGGGCTGTTGGGTATTTTGAAAGCTGGGGGAACTTACGTATCCATAGCTCCGACATCCGGGCAAGATAGTCTGTCTTTCATTTTAAAAGATGCCCAAATACCCATAGTGTTAAGCCAAAGCTCATTGGTTGAGAAGTTCTCTGAGCATCAGGTACAAGTTATCTGTTTGGATAATGATTGGGAAGCGATCGCACTACACACAACAGAAAATCAAGATTACTATACCACAGATCAGACTCTCGCCTGTGTGATGTATGTATCCGGCGGCAATGGAAAACCCAATGGTATAGCCATTACTCACCGTAATCTCGTCACCCACAGCCTAGCAATCAGTGACACTTGGGAGTTGACCCAAAGCGATCGCCTCTTACTCTTACCTAGTATAACTTGCAATTCTTTTATAGAATCATTGTTCCCCACTTGGATTGCTGGTGCTACTGCAATTATCCAGTCTCAAGAGTTACAATCGACAGCGCAATTTTTCCCATTCATTGCTCAACAACAGATTACCGTTGTTAATCTACCTACTTATTTTTGGCATCAGTTAGTTAAAGAGCCGTCTCTATCTCCACAAACCTTGCCAGTCAGCTTGCGCTTAGTCGTGGTTGGTGGTGAAAAAGTCTCACGTAATGCTTATTTAACTTGGGTAGAAAAAGTTGGCAAGCAAGTACGTTGGCTTAATGGCTATGGATCGCTAGAAACGACTTTAACCGCCACGGTTTACGATCCGGCAACTGCCAGTGAAGCCAGTAACACTCGGCCAGAAATTCCTATCGGAAAAGCGATCGCTAACACCCAAATCTACATTCTCGATCGGCGATCGCAACCCCTGCCAGTTGGCGTTACTGGCGAAATCTACATCAGTGGTATTGGTATTGCACAAGGCTACTTTAACCGTCTCGAATTAACATCTGAGAAATTTATCCCCAATCCTTTTAGCAGCGAATCTGGGTCATACCTTTACAGAAGTGGTGACTTAGGACGCTACTTAAGTGACGGCAATATTGAGTTTATTGGCCGCCTAGACAATCAGGCTAAAATTCGCGGCTTTCGCGTTGAGTTGACTGAAATTGAGACAATTTTAGGTCAATTTCCAGGCGTGCAAAAAACTGTGGTGATTGCCAGAGAAGATGTTCCTGGGGATAAACATTTAGTTGCTTATCTTGTCCCCAAAGAAGGGGAGACTTTTGGAAGTGAGCAACTACTGAGTTTTCTCCAGCAAAAGTTGCCTGAGCATTTATTACCTTCTGCCTTTGTCATAGTCGATTCTCTAGCATTGAATGCTAATGGCCAAGTTGATCGTAAAGCTTTACCTGCGCTCAATCCAACTAATTCTAAAATAGAAAAAATATTTGCTACAGCAGAAAACCCTTTACAACTTCAATTAACAGAAATCTGGGAAAATGTTTTAGGAATTCATCCGATTGGAATAACAGACAACTTTTTTGATTTGGGTGGACACTCACTGCTGGCAGTCCGTCTGTTTTCTGAGATTGAAAAGATTGTAGGCAAAAACTTAGCTCTCTCTATCCTCTTGCAAGCCCCAACTATTGAGCAATTAGCTAATATTGTTGAGCGAGAAAAATCCTCAAAATCTGGGGTTGCTGCGACAGCAACAGCTGATGTCAAGCCTGAAATATCAATTCCTTGGTCATCTTTGGTACCTATTCAGCCCAACGGTTCTAAGCCTCCTTTTTTCTGTGTACATGGTTTGGGTGGAGAAGTTCTGCGTTTCCGGGAATTGGCAGTGCATTTAGGTTCAGATCAACCATTTTATGGACTGCAACCACAAGGGTTAGATGGAAAGCAACTTCCTTATACCCGAATAGAAGATATGGCAGCGCACTACATTCAAAAAATTCAGACTATTCAGCCCCATGAGCCTTATTTAATCGGCGGATACTCCTCTGGGGGTATCATTGCTTATGAGATGGCTCGGCAATTGGCCATGCAAGGTAAGAAAGTAGCTTTACTAGTTTTATTTGATACCTACGGTTCAAAAAATATTGAATCTGTGCCATTGCAAAAGCCAGCCTCTCGTCATTGGAAGAGTCTTTTAGCAATTGCATATAACAGTCTTATTGAGCAGGTAAAAGGAAATACAGAGCGGCTTAAGTATCAAATCAAAGAGATACTGTGGCGGATTGTCTTTCACTTTCACCTGATTCTCGGACGCCCCTTACCTTACTCCAACCGGAAATACATGGTGGAAAATGCTACCATACAAGCGCTCAGAAAATATGTTCTACAAGTTTACTCCGGTCGAGCAACCGTATTCCGAACAGAAGATGGTCTTGTAGTTGGACAACGAGAGGCTGATGCCAAAATGGGTTGGGGTAAATTGGCATTAGGGGGAGTGGATATCTATGATATTTCTGGGATTCATAATTCCATTTTTAAAGAACCCCATGTACGATCTGTGTCCGAAAAAATGAAGGCTTGCATAGATCAAATTATTGCAGAAAGCTGA
- a CDS encoding beta-propeller fold lactonase family protein: MADKIPDFVEVQKDGIDGVDGLAGTRSVIVTPDGKFLYASGYNDSAIAVFARNAQTGKLSFVEFQKDGIDGVDGLAGAESLTVSPDGKFLYAVGYDDSAVAVFARDAQTGKLSFVEFKQDDTDGVDGIGGARSVIVTPDGKFLYASGYDDSAVAVFARDAQTGKLSFVEFKQDGTDGVDGLGGVYSVTVSPDGKFLYAAGYDDSAVGVFGRDAETGKLSFVEFKQDGIDGVDGLDGAESVTVSPDGKFLYATGYNESAVAVFARNSQTGKLSFVEFKQDGIDGVDGLANVESVTVSPDGKFLYAAGFNDSAVAVFGRDAKTGKLSFLKVQKDGVDGVDGVDGAYFVTVSPDSKFVYAAGYYDSAVAVFNSLPNNVPVLSKAIADQEVSENSVFNFTIPDDTFTDVDVEDILSYTATLENDELLPTWLNFNPATNSFSGTPTNKDVGSLSIKVTAKDITGDQASDVFKLAIAKNDIDDFGSTTNTQITTIFQLVNITQNIFIVNSKVKGRKGKLSLKIKNNNSKEVNELCVFAVDDDEGRINGIAPGAEGYTRVALERSKVIFSSIAKLPKGFKNADLKNILEFESGTKLRFYLISNSTTQAVLSGKSSFSSVVFSSATSNNTEEEGFSLNFKDFTVTVQTTEEEVSLGTGLQGKYQGELIDLRSVTQLVTAEFTVNREAAYNNFVGFYQVADENGGIDTNGDGKADILVGQAGYAQAAVRGRVTGIDLVADNQGTANYTGTFGPNSLFAPFIIVDGKPDAILNGNGNKKVYFSFLGANSDKVDHIRLLGNNTFGFEDLPNGGDKDYNDVIVQVKLSVNPA, from the coding sequence ATGGCAGACAAAATTCCAGATTTCGTAGAAGTTCAAAAAGATGGCATAGACGGTGTTGATGGGCTTGCTGGTACTAGATCCGTTATAGTGACTCCCGACGGTAAATTTCTTTATGCATCTGGATATAATGACTCGGCAATAGCGGTGTTTGCGCGAAATGCCCAAACAGGCAAGCTGAGTTTTGTGGAATTTCAAAAAGATGGCATAGATGGTGTTGATGGACTTGCTGGTGCTGAGTCCCTCACAGTCAGCCCCGACGGTAAATTTCTCTATGCAGTTGGATATGACGACTCGGCAGTAGCAGTGTTTGCACGGGATGCCCAAACAGGCAAACTGAGTTTCGTAGAATTCAAACAAGATGACACAGACGGTGTTGATGGGATTGGTGGTGCTAGATCCGTCATAGTGACTCCCGACGGTAAATTCCTCTATGCATCTGGATATGATGACTCGGCAGTAGCAGTGTTTGCACGGGATGCCCAAACAGGCAAGCTGAGTTTCGTAGAATTCAAACAAGATGGCACAGACGGTGTTGATGGGCTTGGTGGTGTCTACTCCGTCACAGTTAGTCCCGACGGTAAATTCCTCTATGCAGCTGGATATGATGACTCGGCAGTAGGGGTGTTTGGACGGGATGCAGAAACAGGCAAACTGAGTTTCGTAGAATTCAAACAAGATGGCATAGACGGTGTTGATGGGCTTGATGGTGCCGAGTCCGTCACAGTCAGCCCCGACGGTAAATTCCTCTATGCCACTGGATATAATGAATCGGCAGTAGCAGTGTTTGCACGGAATTCCCAAACAGGCAAACTGAGTTTCGTAGAATTTAAACAAGATGGCATAGACGGTGTTGATGGGCTTGCTAATGTTGAGTCTGTCACAGTCAGTCCCGACGGTAAATTCCTCTATGCAGCCGGATTTAATGACTCGGCAGTAGCGGTGTTTGGACGGGATGCAAAAACAGGCAAGCTGAGTTTCCTAAAAGTTCAAAAAGATGGTGTTGATGGTGTTGATGGTGTTGATGGTGCTTACTTCGTCACTGTTAGCCCCGACAGCAAATTCGTCTATGCAGCTGGATATTATGACTCGGCAGTTGCGGTGTTTAATAGCCTTCCTAACAATGTGCCAGTCTTGTCCAAGGCGATCGCTGACCAAGAAGTTAGTGAAAATAGTGTTTTCAACTTCACTATCCCAGATGACACGTTCACGGATGTGGATGTCGAAGATATTCTCAGCTACACTGCAACCCTGGAAAATGATGAACTACTACCCACTTGGTTGAACTTCAATCCTGCTACCAATAGCTTTAGTGGCACTCCGACAAATAAAGATGTGGGTAGTTTAAGTATCAAAGTTACCGCCAAAGATATTACTGGAGATCAAGCCAGTGATGTGTTTAAACTTGCGATCGCTAAAAATGATATTGATGACTTTGGGTCTACTACAAATACCCAAATAACAACAATTTTCCAACTAGTCAATATTACTCAGAATATCTTTATCGTCAACAGTAAAGTTAAGGGTCGTAAAGGAAAGCTCTCTCTTAAGATTAAAAACAACAATTCTAAAGAGGTGAATGAACTGTGTGTATTTGCTGTTGACGATGATGAAGGTAGAATTAACGGCATAGCCCCTGGTGCAGAGGGTTATACGCGAGTGGCTCTAGAGCGTTCAAAGGTAATTTTCTCCTCCATTGCTAAACTTCCCAAGGGTTTTAAGAACGCCGATCTGAAAAATATCTTAGAATTCGAGTCTGGTACGAAGCTCAGATTCTATCTGATATCCAACAGTACTACTCAGGCTGTACTGTCTGGAAAAAGTTCTTTCTCAAGTGTGGTTTTTTCTTCAGCTACAAGTAACAACACAGAAGAGGAAGGATTTTCTCTCAACTTCAAGGATTTCACTGTGACAGTTCAGACAACAGAAGAAGAGGTATCTTTAGGTACTGGTTTGCAAGGCAAATATCAAGGTGAACTGATTGATTTACGAAGTGTGACGCAGTTAGTAACAGCCGAGTTTACAGTCAACAGAGAAGCAGCTTACAACAACTTTGTCGGCTTCTATCAGGTGGCTGATGAGAATGGTGGTATTGATACCAATGGTGATGGCAAAGCAGATATTCTCGTTGGTCAGGCTGGTTACGCCCAAGCCGCTGTGCGTGGGCGTGTTACAGGCATTGACTTGGTAGCGGACAACCAAGGTACTGCAAATTACACTGGCACTTTCGGTCCGAATTCTTTGTTTGCACCATTTATTATTGTGGATGGTAAACCCGATGCTATTCTCAATGGCAATGGCAATAAGAAGGTTTACTTCTCATTCTTGGGCGCTAACTCAGATAAAGTAGATCACATTCGACTGTTGGGAAATAATACCTTTGGTTTTGAGGATTTGCCAAATGGTGGTGACAAAGATTACAACGATGTGATTGTGCAGGTAAAATTGAGTGTTAATCCTGCCTAG